One region of Girardinichthys multiradiatus isolate DD_20200921_A chromosome 1, DD_fGirMul_XY1, whole genome shotgun sequence genomic DNA includes:
- the gdi1 gene encoding rab GDP dissociation inhibitor alpha — protein MDEEYDVIVLGTGLTECILSGIMSVNGKKVLHMDRNPYYGGESSSITPLEELYKRFSLPDSPPETMGRGRDWNVDLIPKFLMANGQLVKMLLYTEVTRYLDFKVVEGSFVYKGGKIYKVPSTETEALASNLMGMFEKRRFRKFLVFVANFDENDPKTFEGVDPKSTTMRDVYKKFDLGQDVIDFTGHALALYRTDDYLDVPCLETVNRIKLYSESLARYGKSPYLYPLYGLGELPQGFARLSAIYGGTYMLNKPVDEIVMEGDKVIGVKSEGEVARCKQLICDPSYIPDRVRKVGQVIRVICILSHPIKNTNDANSCQIIIPQNQVNRNSDIYVCMISYAHNVAAQGKYIAIVSTTVETSEPEAEIEPALELLEPIDQKFVAISDLYEPTDDGTESQVFASRSYDATTHFETTCNDIKDIYKRMTGTDFDFENMKRKQNDVFGEDEQ, from the exons GAATGCATTCTGTCCGGGATCATGTCTGTGAATGGGAAAAAGGTTCTACACATGGACAGGAACCCATACTATGGTGGGGAAAGCTCTTCCATTACACCCCTGGAAGAG CTGTACAAGCGCTTTAGTCTACCTGATAGCCCACCTGAGACAATGGGCAGAGGAAGGGACTGGAACGTTGACCTCATTCCCAAGTTTCTCATGGCTAATG gtcagcttgtgaagatgctgctaTACACAGAAGTGACACGGTACTTAGACTTTAAAGTGGTGGAGGGAAGCTTTGTCTACAAAGGAGGAAAGATCTACAAGGTGCCGTCAACTGAGACTGAGGCACTTGCTTCAA ATCTGATGGGAATGTTTGAGAAGAGAAGGTTTCGTAAGTTTTTGGTCTTTGTGGCCAATTTCGATGAGAATGACCCCAAGACCTTTGAGGGGGTGGACCCCAAATCCACCACCATGAGGGATGTTTACAAGAAATTTGACCTCGGCCAAGATGTCATCGACTTCACTGGCCACGCCTTGGCCCTCTACAGGACAGATGA CTATCTTGACGTTCCCTGTTTGGAGACGGTCAATCGTATCAAACTGTACAGTGAATCACTGGCACGTTATGGAAAGAGCCCCTACCTCTACCCCCTTTATGGTttgggagagctgccacagggATTTGCCAG GCTGAGCGCAATCTATGGGGGAACCTACATGCTGAACAAGCCTGTGGATGAGATTGTAATGGAGGGTGACAAAGTGATTGGAGTGAAGTCAGAAGGCGAG GTGGCTCGTTGCAAGCAGCTCATCTGTGACCCCAGCTACATCCCAGACCGTGTTCGTAAGGTGGGCCAGGTGATCCGTGTCATCTGCATCCTGAGTCACCCCATCAAGAACACTAATGACGCTAACTCCTGCCAGATCATCATCCCTCAGAACCAGGTCAACCGTAACTCAG ACATCTACGTGTGCATGATCTCTTATGCTCACAACGTGGCAGCCCAGGGGAAGTACATAGCCATCGTCAGCACCACAGTGGAGACCAGTGAACCCGAGGCTGAGATCGAGCCAGCCTTGGAGCTCCTGGAGCCCATTGATCAAAA GTTTGTGGCTATTAGTGACCTTTATGAGCCCACAGATGATGGCACTGAGAGCCAG GTCTTTGCCTCAAGGTCCTACGATGCTACAACTCACTTTGAGACCACTTGCAATGACATCAAGGACATCTACAAGCGCATGACTGGGACCGACTTTGACTTTGAGAACATGAAGCGCAAACAGAATGACGTCTTTGGGGAGGATGAGCAGTGA